A region from the Leopardus geoffroyi isolate Oge1 chromosome C2, O.geoffroyi_Oge1_pat1.0, whole genome shotgun sequence genome encodes:
- the LOC123610655 gene encoding keratin-associated protein 21-1-like: MCYNYYGNSYGGCGYGSGCGCGYGSGCGYGYGSGCGYGSRYGCGYGCGYGCGYGSGCGCGYGCGYGCGYGSGCGCGYGSRYGCGYGSGCCTCRPFCYRKCCSSCC; this comes from the coding sequence ATGTGTTACAACTATTATGGAAACTCTTACGGGGGCTGTGGATATGGCTCTGGCTGTGGCTGTGGATATGGCTCTGGTTGTGGCTATGGATATGGCTCTGGCTGTGGATATGGTTCCAGATATGGCTGTGGCTATGGCTGTGGATATGGTTGTGGATATGGctctggctgtggctgtggctatGGCTGTGGATATGGTTGTGGATATGGctctggctgtggctgtggctatGGTTCCAGATATGGCTGTGGCTATGGAAGTGGCTGCTGTACCTGCCGACCATTTTGCTACAGAAAATGCTGTTCTTCTTGCTGCTAG